The following proteins are encoded in a genomic region of Dermatophagoides farinae isolate YC_2012a chromosome 8, ASM2471394v1, whole genome shotgun sequence:
- the LOC124495359 gene encoding protein sprint isoform X3, producing MCSNRNIFVHDLSIPMIIICFIISSFAKIRLFDVLLFELITDVAKDLDLKLQDLSPDSEIFEQPAAHHTNGGNGGGTITKTKKLSSINSKQKTIGISKNDNVFRIVNESKQSPSTGAEITNTTDNNDIINGCTIKTDTYHQNDNIDESKSSTNNNIIIINEMQQQQQFQFIDQNTESSSSSSDKNIFNVIIINNEQQQRQQQQSPPSPPSPFANRTQQKHCIIQQQSATSSPAPAPTPPEPYNDYQIDNRQKQQQPKNKNKNNIELSDHHQQVIINQRNHQHRKSPIIINNNNNNNNKIHSLIQQFNNNNNNSLNALDKETLSMTTETSELTKPNIVVKQMSLSHNKNNDNDDRKSDDNYDQHENDTTTATTVDVLALLPEGNVDDDDELDHEEEDDDDDDDDDDGREIAYEVDADDEQSNDMLDDNTDDEEEDEDDDGPKSTSPGPVAAGSIVTKIDPSTKSMVQVISIMKNHSHSHQQKNQNQQQQQQQPKTITSFINQKMLKDEIMRPAESEDSAADVSYERTSDLAESDDLEGEEEEEDATTTTLTTVDTNNVNNLDSVKELSYDQRFRMTQTIWYLPHINRATVVHYLQGKNVGVFIVRQSSKPNTMAVSVRLPQGRGPHVEHYLIEKITKAPVSSSTTKSSSTSSVFRLEGSEHYFNSILQLVIHYSQCQDELPVQLNLPSVLLNSGRSQLTSLALLGQEFWQSKFVSLKQLPKNSLNNETLAMINQNQNQQQEPPPQQQQQQQPTKHYNRQKARRHNSNSSESNQSKSSMSMSPMPPPSISIRSRRNTSDSASPTTMPSQSNAVSPTPPPLPPKNLSMTCGGDHQSNSPLMMINPTKTINEDSISSPITATANTTTIVEVHNNPTIKNHNHQNNLPKLPPRIPNYVPPPIPPRNRNSPNGGGSTTPPPLPANGPPLSSLRTKKPYQSNQQSKPAALQDLLSPMSMTESEIEMAKFSLTHKITPNILEVEEYNDDDDEISNNLSLQYRNYYNQMIQAPQHHHTSSLSPVPIMIGEEEIKNQQTPSPAPLPPQHSLAAVTELQPSIDAQQPPPPPSSSIKCDVCTQTYDTNKQLLLTPNQSQMGRITRANSSLSCFYMDPIDALVAIHQQHQQPKRHSDPELASNSQNTMDMESSSLNPTTFTMSHSLESLLENFRNRFATAVSGSDLNSIRETLMNERRNQFIHHHHHQQQNQGLKSFNPKHDTAFSTLDSAWQWHSGIGGGDQCHHNGRIHRSIQNQLAMKMSLAQLEHLKRSSITTNGSMKSDITTVEDLISAKAPELAVPKITHIDSMNLINKKHRQQQQPLQQDSSDRERKLTAKSVATDVCTEFSEPWNMDVVESLFISELHHGGGQSSTNHCGLDLDDDDSTNSTRQLLNNDLINFNSFLLNQEQHPHGLVVPQTNEDDYDSVAEDESDEQTLNGHFIKRDDSEITLKEKNPQQPRNSSSSTDDGIKLNIAYNISNYVFELAARKDNTFAKSIDNFIECTKETTDPNPSVILGYVRQFMNGMKNYLIKHGEGDFIKIVQNERSRLKPNQFLNIDSILEVSLQKLIIKPLKNFLYELFIRSHTMSGSLKILSTNIKLAQNKTPEELGIRTELLPIDPRIMAEIQKNLRRLQQSYSPIKKLEHLLRCIAILNGNYKEKITSKCSSDKQSKYNRAFSGDDLLPMLVYLIVHCGVISAEIESEYMLGLLHPSILNGEGSYYLTVLSSAIQVLKTMYTADNARALEDIITLNGVGGGGQSMFSMLKAQPSENLQRQMNSSTTNGGGAMISSGSTCAPLALPSIANMQAYMKIMIPNELTSSITCKTVPVRHNMTTKEVCRMIAHTFRITNPEDYSLYRIKENGLEEIQLLDNEYPQVIKSELMARNESTMFAYKRCDAKFIWPITSPN from the exons ATGTGTTCTAACCGTAATATTTTTGTGCACGACCTCTCTATaccgatgatcatcatctgctTCATTATTTCGTCATTTGCAAAAATTCGTTTATTTGACGTTTTGTTGTTCGAg ttAATAACCGATGTTGCAAAAGATTTGGATCTAAAATTACAGGATCTATCACCAGATAGTGAAATATTTGAACAGCCTGCTGCTCATCATACtaatggtggtaatggtggtggaaccataacgaaaacgaaaaaattgtcgTCAATAAATTCTAAACAGAAAACAATTGGAATATCTAAGAATGATAATGTCTTCAGAATTGTTAACGAATCGAAACAATCACCATCTACTGGTGCCGAaatcaccaacaccaccgacaacaacgacatcatcaatggttgTACCATTAAAACCGACACGTATCATCAAAACGACAACATTGATGAATCCAAATCATCTACCAataacaacatcattatcattaacgaaatgcaacaacaacagcaattcCAGTTCATCGATCAAAacacagaatcatcatcatcatcatccgataAAAATATCttcaatgtcatcattatcaacaatgaacaacaacaacgacaacagcaacaatcacCACCTTCGCCACCGAGCCCATTCGCCAATCgaacacaacaaaaacattgtattattcaacaacaatcagcaacatcatcaccagcacctgcaccaacaccaccagaACCATATAACGATTATCAAATCGACAAtagacaaaaacaacaacaaccaaaaaacaaaaacaaaaacaacatcgaATTGtcggatcatcatcaacaagtgattatcaatcaacgaaatcatcaacatcgaaaatcaccgataataatcaacaacaacaacaacaacaacaacaaaattcattctttaatacaacaattcaacaacaacaacaacaacagcttaAAT GCTTTGGATAAGGAAACATTATCGATGACGACGGAAACATCCGAATTGACCAAGCCTAATATCGTAGTAAAACAAATGTCGTTGTcacacaacaaaaacaacgataatgatgatcgaaaatCGGATGACAATTATGATcaacatgaaaatgatacaacaacagcaacaacagtaGACGTTCTTGCATTATTGCCAGAAGgtaatgtcgatgatgatgatgaattagatcacgaagaagaagacgacgacgacgacgatgatgatgatgatggtagagAAATTGCCTATGAagttgatgctgatgatgaacaaagtAATGATATGCTTGACGATAATACCGATGATGAAGaggaagatgaagatgatgatggtcctAAATCTACAAGTCCTGGACCAGTAGCAGCTGGTTCAATAGTCACTAAAATTGATCCATCAACCAAATCAATGGTTCAAGTGATTTCaattatgaaaaatcattctcattctcatcaacaaaagaatcaaaatcaacaacaacaacaacaacaaccaaaaacaattacatcgtttattaatcaaaaaatgttgaaagaCGAAATCATGAGACCGGCTGAATCCGAAGATTCAGCTGCCGATGTTAGTTATGAACGTACTAGTGATCTTGCTGAATCTGATGATCTAGAaggagaagaagaagaagaagatgcaacaacgacaacactTACTACGGTTGATACAAATAATGTGAATAATTTGGATTCCGTGAAAGAATTGTCATATGATCAACGATTCAGAATGACACAGACAATTTGGTATCTGCCACATATAAATCGTGCTACGGTCGTTCATTATCTTCAGGGCAAAAATGTCGGTGTTTTCATT GTTCGACAATCAAGTAAACCGAATACAATGGCTGTATCCGTACGATTACCACAAGGACGTGGTCCACATGTTGAACATTATCTTATTGAGAAAATTACCAAAGCAccagtatcatcatcaacgacaaaatcatcatcgacatcgtCAGTTTTTCGTTTAGAAGGATCTGAacattatttcaattcaattctacAGCTAGTTATCCATTATTCACAATGTCAAGATGAATTACCTGTTCAATTAAATTTGCCATCGGTTTTATTAAATTCTGGCCGTAGTCAATTAACATCATTAGCATTGCTTGGTCAAGAATTTTGgcaatcaaaatttgtttcGTTGAAACAATTGCCAAAAAATTCTCTTAACAATGAAACATTGGCTATGattaatcaaaatcagaatcaacaacaagaaccaccacctcaacaacaacaacaacaacaacctacAAAACATTACAATCGACAAAAAGCTCGACGCCATAATTCCAATTCTagtgaatcgaatcaatcaaaatcatctaTGTCAATGTCACCGATGCCACCGCCGTCAATTTCAATTCGTTCACGTCGAAATACCTCAGATTCAGCATCACCTACAACTATGCCATCACAATCAAATGCTGTTTCACCGACACCGCCACCTTTACCTCCTAAAAATCTTTCAATGACATGTGGTGgtgatcatcaatcaaacagtccattgatgatgattaatccGACAAAAACTATCAATGAagattcaatatcatcaccaataacagcaacagcaaatACGACTACAATCGTTGAAGTGCATAATAATCctacaatcaaaaatcataatcatcaaaataatttgcCTAAACTACCACCAAGAATACCAAATTATGTGCCTCCACCGATTCCACCTCGTAATCGTAATTCAccaaatggtggtggttcaaCAACACCGCCTCCATTGCCTGCAAATGGTCCACCATTATCGAGTCTACGTACGAAAAAAccttatcaatcaaatcaacaatcgaAACCGGCGGCATTACAGGATCTACTCAGTCCAATGTCAATGACTGAATCAGAGATTGAAATGGCTAAATTTTCTTTAACACATAAAATTACACCAAATATTTTGGAAGTAGAAGAAtacaacgacgatgatgatgaaatttccAATAATTTATCTCTACAATACAgaaattattacaatcaaatgattcagGCACCACAACATCAccatacatcatcattgtcaccTGTACCGATCATGATCGGTGAAgaggaaataaaaaatcaacaaacaccATCACCTgcaccattaccaccacaaCATTCACTAGCGGCCGTTACGGAATTACAGCCATCAATCGATGCTCAGcaaccaccaccgccaccatcatcatcgataaaatGTGATGTATGCACACAAACTTATGatacaaataaacaattattattgacaccAAACCAATCACAAATGGGTCGAATCACACGTgccaattcatcattatcatgtttTTATATGGATCCCATCGATGCTTTGGTTGCTATTCATCAACAGCATCAACAACCGAAACGACATTCGGATCCAGAATTGGCTAGTAATAGTCAAAATACTATGGATATGGAATCTTCTTCATTGAATCCAACAACGTTTACGATGAGTCATTCATTGGAAAgtttattggaaaattttcgtaATCGTTTTGCCACCGCCGTCAGTGGTTcagatttaaattcaatacgagaaacattgatgaatgaacgacgtaatcaatttattcatcatcatcatcatcagcagcagaaTCAAGGATTGAAATCTTTCAATCCGAAACATGATACTGCGTTCTCCACACTCGATAGTGCTTGGCAATGGCATTCtggtattggtggtggtgatcaaTGTCACCACAATGGTCGTATTCATCGTTCGATACAAAATCAATTGGCTATGAAAATGTCATTAGCTCAGCTTGAACATCTGAAACGTTCGAGTATCACAACAAATGGTTCAATGAAAAGTGATATCACCACGGTGGAAGATTTGATTAGTGCTAAAGCACCAGAATTAGCTGTACCAAAAATCACACATATTGAttcgatgaatttgattaataaaaaacatcgtcaacagcaacaaccacTGCAACAAGACAGTTCGGATCGTGAACGTAAACTAACGGCCAAATCGGTTGCTACCGATGTTTGTACTGAATTTTCTGAACCATGGAATATGGATGTGGTTGAATCACTGTTCATTTCCGAACTACAtcatggtggtggtcaaTCGTCCACAAATCATTGTGGATTAgatttagatgatgatgattctacgAATTCAACTAGACAATTACTTAACAATGATctcattaattttaattcatttttattgaatcaagAACAACATCCACATGGTTTAGTAGTGccacaaacaaatgaagatgattatgatagtGTTGCTGAAGATGAATCTGAtgaacaaacattgaatggaCATTTCATTAAACGAGATGATAGTGAAATtacattgaaagaaaaaaatccacaacAGCCacgaaattcatcatcgtctaCGGATGATGgtatcaaattgaatattgCTTACAATATTAGCAATTATGTATTTGAATTGGCTGCACGAAAAGATAATACTTTTGctaaatcgattgataattttattgaatgtaCGAAAGAAACGACTGATCCAAATCCTAGCGT GATCCTTGGCTACGTTAGACAATttatgaatggaatgaaaaattatctaaTCAAACATGGTGAAGGtgattttattaaaattgtCCAAAATGAACGAAGTCGATTGAAaccgaatcaatttttaaatattgattcaatactTGAAGTTTCATTgcaaaaattaatcattaaaccattgaagaattttctaTACGAattattcattcgttcacATACAATGTCtggttcattgaaaattttatccaCCAACATTAAATTGGCACAAAATAAAACGCCCGAAGAGCTGGGAATCCGTACGGAATTATTGCCAATTGATCCAAGAATTATGGCCGaaatacagaaaaatttACGACGATTACAACAATCTTATTCGccgataaaaaaattggaacatTTATTACGTTGTATAGCCatattgaatggaaattataaagaaaaaataacatcgAAATGTAGTAGTGATAAACAATCGAAATATAATCGAGCTTTCAgtggtgatgatttattaCCCATGTTGGTCTATTTAATTGTTCATTGTGGTGTAATTTCAGCGGAAATTGAATCCGAATATATGCTTGGATTGTTGCATCCATCCATTCTGAATGGCGAAGGTAGCTACTATTTAACGGTTTTATCAAGCGCAATACAAGTGCTAAAAACAATGTATACAGCTGATAATGCTCGAGCATTGGAAGATATTATCACATTGaatggtgttggtggtggtggtcaatcaatgttttcaatgttgaaagCACAGCCATCAGAAAATCTTCAAAGACAAATGAATTCATCTACGACTAATGGTGGTGGAGCGATGATATCATCGGGTTCTACATGTGCACCATTAGCATTGCCTTCGATAGCCAATATGCAAGCATATATGAAGATTATGATACCAAACGAGCTTACATCAAGTATCACTTGTAAAACTGTACCAGTTCGACATAATATGACAACGAAAGAAGTTTGTCGTATGATTGCGCATACATTTCGTATAACGAATCCAGAAGATTATTCGTTATATCGTATCAAAGAAAATGGTCTGGAAGAAATTCAACTATTGGACAATGAATATCCACAGGTGATAAAATCAGAATTGATGGCACGAAATGAATCCACTATGTTTGCCTATAAACGTTGTGATGCTAAATTTATTTGGCCAATCACTAGCCCAAATTGA
- the LOC124495359 gene encoding protein sprint isoform X7 gives MSKALDKETLSMTTETSELTKPNIVVKQMSLSHNKNNDNDDRKSDDNYDQHENDTTTATTVDVLALLPEGNVDDDDELDHEEEDDDDDDDDDDGREIAYEVDADDEQSNDMLDDNTDDEEEDEDDDGPKSTSPGPVAAGSIVTKIDPSTKSMVQVISIMKNHSHSHQQKNQNQQQQQQQPKTITSFINQKMLKDEIMRPAESEDSAADVSYERTSDLAESDDLEGEEEEEDATTTTLTTVDTNNVNNLDSVKELSYDQRFRMTQTIWYLPHINRATVVHYLQGKNVGVFIVRQSSKPNTMAVSVRLPQGRGPHVEHYLIEKITKAPVSSSTTKSSSTSSVFRLEGSEHYFNSILQLVIHYSQCQDELPVQLNLPSVLLNSGRSQLTSLALLGQEFWQSKFVSLKQLPKNSLNNETLAMINQNQNQQQEPPPQQQQQQQPTKHYNRQKARRHNSNSSESNQSKSSMSMSPMPPPSISIRSRRNTSDSASPTTMPSQSNAVSPTPPPLPPKNLSMTCGGDHQSNSPLMMINPTKTINEDSISSPITATANTTTIVEVHNNPTIKNHNHQNNLPKLPPRIPNYVPPPIPPRNRNSPNGGGSTTPPPLPANGPPLSSLRTKKPYQSNQQSKPAALQDLLSPMSMTESEIEMAKFSLTHKITPNILEVEEYNDDDDEISNNLSLQYRNYYNQMIQAPQHHHTSSLSPVPIMIGEEEIKNQQTPSPAPLPPQHSLAAVTELQPSIDAQQPPPPPSSSIKCDVCTQTYDTNKQLLLTPNQSQMGRITRANSSLSCFYMDPIDALVAIHQQHQQPKRHSDPELASNSQNTMDMESSSLNPTTFTMSHSLESLLENFRNRFATAVSGSDLNSIRETLMNERRNQFIHHHHHQQQNQGLKSFNPKHDTAFSTLDSAWQWHSGIGGGDQCHHNGRIHRSIQNQLAMKMSLAQLEHLKRSSITTNGSMKSDITTVEDLISAKAPELAVPKITHIDSMNLINKKHRQQQQPLQQDSSDRERKLTAKSVATDVCTEFSEPWNMDVVESLFISELHHGGGQSSTNHCGLDLDDDDSTNSTRQLLNNDLINFNSFLLNQEQHPHGLVVPQTNEDDYDSVAEDESDEQTLNGHFIKRDDSEITLKEKNPQQPRNSSSSTDDGIKLNIAYNISNYVFELAARKDNTFAKSIDNFIECTKETTDPNPSVILGYVRQFMNGMKNYLIKHGEGDFIKIVQNERSRLKPNQFLNIDSILEVSLQKLIIKPLKNFLYELFIRSHTMSGSLKILSTNIKLAQNKTPEELGIRTELLPIDPRIMAEIQKNLRRLQQSYSPIKKLEHLLRCIAILNGNYKEKITSKCSSDKQSKYNRAFSGDDLLPMLVYLIVHCGVISAEIESEYMLGLLHPSILNGEGSYYLTVLSSAIQVLKTMYTADNARALEDIITLNGVGGGGQSMFSMLKAQPSENLQRQMNSSTTNGGGAMISSGSTCAPLALPSIANMQAYMKIMIPNELTSSITCKTVPVRHNMTTKEVCRMIAHTFRITNPEDYSLYRIKENGLEEIQLLDNEYPQVIKSELMARNESTMFAYKRCDAKFIWPITSPN, from the exons atgtcCAAG GCTTTGGATAAGGAAACATTATCGATGACGACGGAAACATCCGAATTGACCAAGCCTAATATCGTAGTAAAACAAATGTCGTTGTcacacaacaaaaacaacgataatgatgatcgaaaatCGGATGACAATTATGATcaacatgaaaatgatacaacaacagcaacaacagtaGACGTTCTTGCATTATTGCCAGAAGgtaatgtcgatgatgatgatgaattagatcacgaagaagaagacgacgacgacgacgatgatgatgatgatggtagagAAATTGCCTATGAagttgatgctgatgatgaacaaagtAATGATATGCTTGACGATAATACCGATGATGAAGaggaagatgaagatgatgatggtcctAAATCTACAAGTCCTGGACCAGTAGCAGCTGGTTCAATAGTCACTAAAATTGATCCATCAACCAAATCAATGGTTCAAGTGATTTCaattatgaaaaatcattctcattctcatcaacaaaagaatcaaaatcaacaacaacaacaacaacaaccaaaaacaattacatcgtttattaatcaaaaaatgttgaaagaCGAAATCATGAGACCGGCTGAATCCGAAGATTCAGCTGCCGATGTTAGTTATGAACGTACTAGTGATCTTGCTGAATCTGATGATCTAGAaggagaagaagaagaagaagatgcaacaacgacaacactTACTACGGTTGATACAAATAATGTGAATAATTTGGATTCCGTGAAAGAATTGTCATATGATCAACGATTCAGAATGACACAGACAATTTGGTATCTGCCACATATAAATCGTGCTACGGTCGTTCATTATCTTCAGGGCAAAAATGTCGGTGTTTTCATT GTTCGACAATCAAGTAAACCGAATACAATGGCTGTATCCGTACGATTACCACAAGGACGTGGTCCACATGTTGAACATTATCTTATTGAGAAAATTACCAAAGCAccagtatcatcatcaacgacaaaatcatcatcgacatcgtCAGTTTTTCGTTTAGAAGGATCTGAacattatttcaattcaattctacAGCTAGTTATCCATTATTCACAATGTCAAGATGAATTACCTGTTCAATTAAATTTGCCATCGGTTTTATTAAATTCTGGCCGTAGTCAATTAACATCATTAGCATTGCTTGGTCAAGAATTTTGgcaatcaaaatttgtttcGTTGAAACAATTGCCAAAAAATTCTCTTAACAATGAAACATTGGCTATGattaatcaaaatcagaatcaacaacaagaaccaccacctcaacaacaacaacaacaacaacctacAAAACATTACAATCGACAAAAAGCTCGACGCCATAATTCCAATTCTagtgaatcgaatcaatcaaaatcatctaTGTCAATGTCACCGATGCCACCGCCGTCAATTTCAATTCGTTCACGTCGAAATACCTCAGATTCAGCATCACCTACAACTATGCCATCACAATCAAATGCTGTTTCACCGACACCGCCACCTTTACCTCCTAAAAATCTTTCAATGACATGTGGTGgtgatcatcaatcaaacagtccattgatgatgattaatccGACAAAAACTATCAATGAagattcaatatcatcaccaataacagcaacagcaaatACGACTACAATCGTTGAAGTGCATAATAATCctacaatcaaaaatcataatcatcaaaataatttgcCTAAACTACCACCAAGAATACCAAATTATGTGCCTCCACCGATTCCACCTCGTAATCGTAATTCAccaaatggtggtggttcaaCAACACCGCCTCCATTGCCTGCAAATGGTCCACCATTATCGAGTCTACGTACGAAAAAAccttatcaatcaaatcaacaatcgaAACCGGCGGCATTACAGGATCTACTCAGTCCAATGTCAATGACTGAATCAGAGATTGAAATGGCTAAATTTTCTTTAACACATAAAATTACACCAAATATTTTGGAAGTAGAAGAAtacaacgacgatgatgatgaaatttccAATAATTTATCTCTACAATACAgaaattattacaatcaaatgattcagGCACCACAACATCAccatacatcatcattgtcaccTGTACCGATCATGATCGGTGAAgaggaaataaaaaatcaacaaacaccATCACCTgcaccattaccaccacaaCATTCACTAGCGGCCGTTACGGAATTACAGCCATCAATCGATGCTCAGcaaccaccaccgccaccatcatcatcgataaaatGTGATGTATGCACACAAACTTATGatacaaataaacaattattattgacaccAAACCAATCACAAATGGGTCGAATCACACGTgccaattcatcattatcatgtttTTATATGGATCCCATCGATGCTTTGGTTGCTATTCATCAACAGCATCAACAACCGAAACGACATTCGGATCCAGAATTGGCTAGTAATAGTCAAAATACTATGGATATGGAATCTTCTTCATTGAATCCAACAACGTTTACGATGAGTCATTCATTGGAAAgtttattggaaaattttcgtaATCGTTTTGCCACCGCCGTCAGTGGTTcagatttaaattcaatacgagaaacattgatgaatgaacgacgtaatcaatttattcatcatcatcatcatcagcagcagaaTCAAGGATTGAAATCTTTCAATCCGAAACATGATACTGCGTTCTCCACACTCGATAGTGCTTGGCAATGGCATTCtggtattggtggtggtgatcaaTGTCACCACAATGGTCGTATTCATCGTTCGATACAAAATCAATTGGCTATGAAAATGTCATTAGCTCAGCTTGAACATCTGAAACGTTCGAGTATCACAACAAATGGTTCAATGAAAAGTGATATCACCACGGTGGAAGATTTGATTAGTGCTAAAGCACCAGAATTAGCTGTACCAAAAATCACACATATTGAttcgatgaatttgattaataaaaaacatcgtcaacagcaacaaccacTGCAACAAGACAGTTCGGATCGTGAACGTAAACTAACGGCCAAATCGGTTGCTACCGATGTTTGTACTGAATTTTCTGAACCATGGAATATGGATGTGGTTGAATCACTGTTCATTTCCGAACTACAtcatggtggtggtcaaTCGTCCACAAATCATTGTGGATTAgatttagatgatgatgattctacgAATTCAACTAGACAATTACTTAACAATGATctcattaattttaattcatttttattgaatcaagAACAACATCCACATGGTTTAGTAGTGccacaaacaaatgaagatgattatgatagtGTTGCTGAAGATGAATCTGAtgaacaaacattgaatggaCATTTCATTAAACGAGATGATAGTGAAATtacattgaaagaaaaaaatccacaacAGCCacgaaattcatcatcgtctaCGGATGATGgtatcaaattgaatattgCTTACAATATTAGCAATTATGTATTTGAATTGGCTGCACGAAAAGATAATACTTTTGctaaatcgattgataattttattgaatgtaCGAAAGAAACGACTGATCCAAATCCTAGCGT GATCCTTGGCTACGTTAGACAATttatgaatggaatgaaaaattatctaaTCAAACATGGTGAAGGtgattttattaaaattgtCCAAAATGAACGAAGTCGATTGAAaccgaatcaatttttaaatattgattcaatactTGAAGTTTCATTgcaaaaattaatcattaaaccattgaagaattttctaTACGAattattcattcgttcacATACAATGTCtggttcattgaaaattttatccaCCAACATTAAATTGGCACAAAATAAAACGCCCGAAGAGCTGGGAATCCGTACGGAATTATTGCCAATTGATCCAAGAATTATGGCCGaaatacagaaaaatttACGACGATTACAACAATCTTATTCGccgataaaaaaattggaacatTTATTACGTTGTATAGCCatattgaatggaaattataaagaaaaaataacatcgAAATGTAGTAGTGATAAACAATCGAAATATAATCGAGCTTTCAgtggtgatgatttattaCCCATGTTGGTCTATTTAATTGTTCATTGTGGTGTAATTTCAGCGGAAATTGAATCCGAATATATGCTTGGATTGTTGCATCCATCCATTCTGAATGGCGAAGGTAGCTACTATTTAACGGTTTTATCAAGCGCAATACAAGTGCTAAAAACAATGTATACAGCTGATAATGCTCGAGCATTGGAAGATATTATCACATTGaatggtgttggtggtggtggtcaatcaatgttttcaatgttgaaagCACAGCCATCAGAAAATCTTCAAAGACAAATGAATTCATCTACGACTAATGGTGGTGGAGCGATGATATCATCGGGTTCTACATGTGCACCATTAGCATTGCCTTCGATAGCCAATATGCAAGCATATATGAAGATTATGATACCAAACGAGCTTACATCAAGTATCACTTGTAAAACTGTACCAGTTCGACATAATATGACAACGAAAGAAGTTTGTCGTATGATTGCGCATACATTTCGTATAACGAATCCAGAAGATTATTCGTTATATCGTATCAAAGAAAATGGTCTGGAAGAAATTCAACTATTGGACAATGAATATCCACAGGTGATAAAATCAGAATTGATGGCACGAAATGAATCCACTATGTTTGCCTATAAACGTTGTGATGCTAAATTTATTTGGCCAATCACTAGCCCAAATTGA